ACGGCGACGCTCGCCTCGCGGTAATCGATCTTGCCCGCGCGCAGCTCGTCGTAAATCCCGTTGAGCAGTGAAAGCTTGCGTAAATTCACGCGCCCCGGCGGCAGACGCATGAGTACGATCTTCTGATTCCAGCTCGGACCGAACGCGATCGTGATTTGCGTGGGCAGGGCGAAGATCTGGGTCGTCAGACCGATGGCGGAGGCAATGTCTCCCAGCGTCTCCTCGAGCGTGTCGGTCGCGACGCCGGCCTGGTGCAGCTCGCGCGCCATCGTGGCGAGAAAGATCGCCTTGGGATCATCGGCGATCGCAGAGATCGCCGCGGAGTGTTGCTGTTCGCTCGTTACTTCTTGGCGGAGGTCTTCCGCGTCGTTTTCGCGGCGGCGGATTTCGCGGTCGACCGCGTGCTCTTCGCTTTGGCCGGCGCGCTGGTGGCGACTTTTGCCATCGCCTTGGCCAATCGCGACTTCTTGCGCGCGGCTTTATTCTTGTGGATCACGCCGGTTTTGGCGGCCTTGTCGAACGCGCTCTCGACCGACTGCGCGAACTGCCCGTCGCCCTGCGAAACGGCCTTCTTGAAAAGCGTCTTCAAGCGCGAGTTGCGGTCCTTGTTTTGAACCGTGCGCTTTGCAGTCTGACGGCCCCATTTCTCGGCGGCCTTGATATTCGGCAAAAGAGACTCCTCGCTGCGTCGATTGGGCAACGGCTCGCAGTATAGCAGAGGCCGCCCGCGGGCGTCTACCCCGCGAATCGCGCCAAGCTAGATCTTACCAGGGAGGGTATCGTCGCGCCAAAATGGGCCTTACCGGAGGGGGAGGGCGCTGGCGAAGCGCCGCCCATGGAAGCGAAGGCCTGCCGCGAGTATGCCAAAGAGATGCGCAGCCG
The nucleotide sequence above comes from Candidatus Baltobacteraceae bacterium. Encoded proteins:
- the rpsT gene encoding 30S ribosomal protein S20 yields the protein MPNRRSEESLLPNIKAAEKWGRQTAKRTVQNKDRNSRLKTLFKKAVSQGDGQFAQSVESAFDKAAKTGVIHKNKAARKKSRLAKAMAKVATSAPAKAKSTRSTAKSAAAKTTRKTSAKK